Proteins from one Paraburkholderia sp. BL10I2N1 genomic window:
- a CDS encoding transglutaminase family protein, with protein sequence MTEPQRLTVRHLSVYRYSEPVRFGEHRMMFRPRSSHDLRLVTTQLLITPTPARLYWLHDVFDNSVAVATFAGRAKELRFESVLTLEHFESPLPDYSLEPYATTWPFAYTNEEASDLVNARNRQYPDRDVDVWARHFLAADGPTGTMSLLRAMTLEIKDNFSYVRRNEKGVYRPADTLRHRSGSCRDFAVLMMDAVRSLGLAARFVSGYIFVPDCDTTQGGGATHAWVQIYLPGAGWVDFDPTNSIIGNRHLIRVAVAWNYYQALPLWGTWHGAPHSFGGLEVQVSVTEDR encoded by the coding sequence GTGACTGAGCCGCAGCGCCTGACCGTGCGACACCTCAGTGTCTACCGGTATTCGGAGCCGGTTCGCTTTGGCGAACACCGCATGATGTTCCGGCCTAGGTCCAGCCACGATCTGCGCCTCGTCACTACCCAGCTCCTGATCACACCGACACCGGCGCGGCTGTACTGGCTACACGATGTCTTCGACAATTCGGTGGCGGTTGCCACTTTCGCGGGCCGGGCGAAGGAACTGCGTTTCGAAAGTGTGCTGACGCTCGAGCATTTCGAGTCGCCGCTACCTGATTATTCGCTTGAGCCGTATGCCACAACCTGGCCCTTTGCGTACACGAACGAGGAAGCGTCTGATCTTGTGAATGCCCGCAACCGCCAATACCCGGACCGCGATGTCGACGTCTGGGCGCGGCATTTCCTTGCGGCCGACGGACCGACCGGCACCATGTCGCTGTTACGCGCGATGACGCTGGAAATCAAGGACAACTTCTCGTATGTGCGGCGTAACGAGAAAGGGGTCTATCGGCCCGCCGACACCTTGCGTCACCGAAGCGGCAGTTGCCGGGATTTCGCAGTTCTGATGATGGATGCGGTTCGCTCGCTCGGCCTTGCCGCGCGGTTTGTCAGCGGCTACATCTTCGTCCCCGACTGCGACACGACGCAGGGTGGCGGCGCCACCCATGCCTGGGTACAAATCTATCTTCCCGGTGCCGGTTGGGTCGATTTCGACCCAACCAACAGCATCATCGGCAATCGCCATCTCATCCGTGTCGCCGTTGCCTGGAATTACTATCAGGCCTTGCCTCTGTGGGGGACCTGGCACGGCGCCCCGCATTCATTCGGCGGCCTTGAAGTCCAGGTGAGTGTCACCGAAGATCGCTGA
- a CDS encoding transglutaminase family protein, with protein sequence MKLRVGYELVYECPQPTPMMLMLNTHYSRVEDVLAADLLVVDPPVAITQYRDGFGNLCSRIVAPQGRISLSTTALFNISDEPETPEPFGQQHPVEELPGEYLVFLLGSRYCETDLLSDTAWRLFGTSPPGRDRVQAICDFVHRHITFGYDHARPTKTAWQAYHERRGVCRDFAHLAVTLCRAMNIPARYCTGYISDVGLPPPYSPMDFAAWFEAYVGGCWQTFDARNNAPRTGRVLMARGRDAVDVAISNSFGPTKLVKFDVRCAPE encoded by the coding sequence ATGAAACTCCGCGTTGGCTATGAGCTGGTCTATGAGTGTCCGCAACCGACACCGATGATGTTGATGCTGAACACGCACTATTCCCGTGTGGAAGATGTTCTCGCTGCCGATCTTCTGGTGGTCGATCCGCCGGTTGCGATCACCCAGTATCGCGATGGTTTCGGCAATCTCTGCAGCCGGATCGTCGCGCCGCAAGGGCGTATTTCGCTATCGACGACGGCATTGTTCAACATCTCGGACGAACCCGAGACACCGGAGCCGTTTGGCCAACAGCATCCTGTCGAGGAGTTACCAGGCGAGTACCTGGTTTTCCTGCTCGGCAGCCGATATTGCGAGACCGATCTGCTTTCCGACACCGCTTGGCGATTGTTTGGGACGTCGCCGCCCGGCCGCGACCGGGTACAGGCGATCTGCGATTTCGTTCATCGGCATATCACCTTCGGCTACGACCATGCGCGACCAACCAAAACAGCCTGGCAGGCCTATCACGAGCGCCGGGGCGTCTGCCGGGACTTCGCGCATCTGGCGGTAACCTTGTGCCGCGCCATGAATATCCCGGCCAGGTACTGCACCGGCTACATCAGTGATGTCGGCTTGCCTCCGCCCTACAGCCCAATGGATTTCGCGGCCTGGTTCGAGGCCTATGTCGGCGGTTGCTGGCAAACCTTCGATGCGCGCAACAACGCGCCGCGGACCGGCCGGGTCTTGATGGCACGCGGGCGGGACGCCGTTGACGTTGCCATCAGTAACAGCTTCGGCCCGACCAAGCTCGTCAAGTTCGACGTTCGGTGCGCGCCGGAATGA
- a CDS encoding DUF6788 family protein, translating into MTQKRLLQIETRIETIKAKLAEIDEMRPGSLSCQYKNPANQSGAYYQLSYTRDRKSRTEYIARDALSEVRRQIDNYKRFKALTDEWVDLSIEHSRLKMRLAREGN; encoded by the coding sequence ATGACACAAAAACGCCTCCTTCAAATCGAAACACGCATTGAGACGATTAAGGCGAAGCTCGCCGAGATCGATGAAATGCGCCCAGGCTCACTCAGCTGCCAATACAAGAACCCCGCCAACCAGAGTGGGGCGTACTATCAACTGAGCTATACGCGGGACAGGAAGAGCCGAACTGAGTACATTGCGCGCGACGCGCTGAGCGAGGTGCGCCGCCAGATCGACAACTACAAGCGCTTCAAGGCATTGACCGACGAATGGGTCGACTTGAGCATTGAGCACAGTCGCCTGAAAATGAGACTGGCGCGCGAAGGCAACTAA